One genomic segment of [Phormidium] sp. ETS-05 includes these proteins:
- a CDS encoding serine protease: MTNDQGQIAIRQFTVRLMGEQTAGSGVIVARHGQTYTVLTCAHVIAWDGGEELQVMTHDGSTHIATRNHNFDLGDLDLAVVQFTTNQDYPTAPIDANNPNLALQQPVYVSGFPNSTPNGSKLETGLASLMTSYLMSSGDLVLVLDRPLERGYQIGLSNDIYIGMSGGPVLNHQGYLIAIIGRTKYAFGGPSAYRFADGTDPEPELLSQMESASWAIPIFCHWSFVTCPLSFDK; the protein is encoded by the coding sequence ATGACCAATGACCAAGGACAAATAGCAATCCGTCAATTTACCGTGCGGTTAATGGGGGAACAAACAGCCGGTTCAGGGGTCATAGTGGCGCGACATGGACAAACTTATACTGTGCTGACTTGCGCTCACGTGATTGCTTGGGATGGGGGGGAGGAGTTGCAAGTAATGACTCACGATGGTAGCACCCATATTGCTACTCGTAACCATAATTTTGACTTAGGCGACCTAGACTTAGCTGTAGTCCAATTTACCACCAATCAAGACTACCCCACGGCTCCCATTGATGCTAATAATCCCAATTTGGCTTTACAGCAGCCGGTTTATGTATCCGGTTTTCCCAATTCTACCCCCAATGGGAGCAAGTTAGAAACGGGTTTGGCTTCTTTGATGACATCTTATCTTATGAGTAGTGGCGATTTGGTGCTGGTACTCGATCGGCCATTAGAAAGAGGCTATCAAATCGGCTTGAGCAATGATATTTATATCGGCATGAGCGGCGGTCCAGTTTTAAATCATCAAGGATATTTAATTGCCATTATCGGACGCACCAAATACGCCTTTGGCGGTCCCTCTGCTTACCGCTTTGCCGACGGGACGGACCCCGAACCCGAACTATTATCCCAAATGGAATCCGCTAGTTGGGCAATTCCTATATTTTGTCATTGGTCATTTGTCACTTGTCCTTTGTCCTTTGACAAATAA
- a CDS encoding COP23 domain-containing protein, which yields MMLKLKAIAFLSVGAIVLAGIMPTATNAHSHLWLSRDGPVLANSTPNPAESNVENTGASSRRGVRYRFECNTENQTVLAMYLGRRSFGTQQMHWRRFGDRTLIQWTDEGAGEFGDNITAEQRCRVVTTKFNQHFLRRRDNSSLPPISEGILNGSAVVCAAPVGGCSPENVLWTLKSDNQGSNGRIIAQLRSAIRGEAGGAPILESEDNQDGNLGANTIDMNSLIDELITLEAAKLDAVEENSVMDSTNGD from the coding sequence ATGATGCTCAAATTAAAAGCAATAGCATTTCTATCGGTGGGAGCGATCGTCCTGGCGGGAATAATGCCTACCGCCACTAATGCTCATAGTCATCTTTGGCTGAGTCGGGACGGTCCGGTGTTGGCAAATTCTACTCCTAATCCCGCTGAAAGTAATGTAGAAAATACTGGCGCCAGTAGCCGTCGGGGCGTGAGATATCGGTTTGAATGCAACACAGAAAATCAAACCGTGTTAGCAATGTATCTGGGGCGTCGCAGTTTCGGGACACAACAGATGCACTGGCGACGGTTTGGCGATCGAACTCTGATTCAGTGGACTGATGAAGGCGCCGGAGAATTTGGCGATAATATCACCGCCGAGCAACGCTGTCGTGTAGTCACGACTAAATTTAATCAACATTTCCTCCGCCGGCGCGATAATTCCAGCCTCCCCCCCATCAGCGAAGGCATTCTCAACGGTAGCGCCGTGGTTTGCGCTGCTCCTGTGGGTGGTTGCAGTCCTGAAAATGTGCTGTGGACACTTAAAAGTGATAATCAAGGTTCTAATGGTCGGATTATCGCTCAATTACGTTCTGCCATTCGCGGTGAAGCTGGGGGAGCCCCCATCCTAGAAAGTGAAGATAACCAGGATGGCAATTTAGGCGCAAATACTATCGATATGAACAGTCTAATTGATGAGTTGATTACTCTGGAAGCTGCCAAATTAGATGCAGTGGAGGAAAACTCGGTAATGGATAGCACCAATGGCGATTAA
- a CDS encoding glycosyltransferase family 2 protein, whose translation MPANSYRELEPLKYILHAVADTVSEVSLEAPVSSYPGYEGRRRKAAVVSIAVWSITIALHWVSWGFWLVAGFAGLLCIQALRVLLARPRQVVGLLNEPPLESPSAVIPESDLPTVSLLVAAKNEEAVIGTLVKMLCSQEYPLDKYEVWVIDDASTDGTYTVLERLAQEYHQLKILRRSPGATGGKSGALNQVLPLTKGDIIAVFDADAQVKPDMLCQLVPMFQPERVGAVQLRKAIANAPLNFWTKGQEVEMALDAYFQQQRIAVGGIGELRGNGQFVRRKALDSCGGWNELTITDDLDLTVRLHLDGWDVQFALSPAVQEEGVTTAIALWHQRNRWGEGGYQRYLDYWRLLLGERMGFLKSWDMFGFWVIQYFLPAAAVPDLILSAVKGQPPVMTPLTLLALTLSFVGMYTGLMRIHCQDQKPTISTRFEFVGKTLLGIVYMFHWFLIVASVSLRISVRPKRLKWVKTVHQGTSSLQF comes from the coding sequence ATGCCAGCGAATTCCTACAGGGAGTTAGAGCCTCTCAAATATATTTTGCACGCCGTGGCTGATACGGTTTCGGAAGTATCCCTGGAAGCACCGGTAAGCTCCTATCCGGGATATGAAGGTCGCAGGCGCAAAGCTGCGGTGGTGTCGATCGCTGTGTGGAGCATCACGATTGCCCTCCACTGGGTTTCCTGGGGGTTCTGGTTGGTGGCGGGTTTTGCCGGATTGCTTTGCATTCAAGCACTGCGGGTTTTGTTGGCTCGCCCTCGCCAGGTAGTAGGATTGTTGAATGAACCACCCCTGGAATCTCCCAGTGCAGTCATCCCAGAGTCAGATTTGCCCACGGTGTCTCTGCTGGTGGCGGCAAAAAATGAGGAAGCGGTAATTGGCACTTTGGTGAAGATGCTTTGCTCTCAGGAATATCCCCTGGATAAGTATGAGGTCTGGGTGATCGATGATGCTAGCACTGATGGCACTTATACGGTACTGGAGCGTCTCGCCCAAGAATACCACCAGCTCAAAATCCTGCGCCGATCGCCCGGGGCGACTGGGGGCAAGTCGGGAGCCCTCAATCAGGTATTGCCCCTGACTAAAGGTGACATCATCGCGGTTTTTGATGCTGATGCTCAGGTAAAACCGGATATGCTGTGCCAGTTGGTGCCTATGTTTCAGCCGGAACGGGTGGGAGCGGTGCAGTTGCGCAAGGCGATCGCCAATGCCCCCCTCAATTTCTGGACCAAGGGGCAAGAAGTGGAGATGGCTTTGGATGCCTATTTCCAGCAGCAGCGCATAGCCGTCGGTGGTATCGGCGAACTGCGGGGTAACGGGCAATTCGTCCGCCGCAAGGCTTTAGACAGTTGCGGCGGCTGGAACGAACTTACCATCACTGATGACCTGGACCTCACCGTCCGTCTCCATCTCGACGGCTGGGATGTGCAATTTGCCTTGAGCCCCGCCGTCCAGGAGGAAGGTGTCACCACTGCGATCGCCCTCTGGCATCAACGCAACCGCTGGGGTGAAGGCGGCTATCAACGTTATCTCGATTATTGGCGCCTGCTATTGGGTGAACGGATGGGATTTCTCAAAAGCTGGGATATGTTCGGCTTTTGGGTCATTCAATATTTCCTCCCCGCCGCTGCAGTCCCAGATTTAATTCTCTCTGCAGTTAAGGGACAGCCTCCCGTGATGACTCCCCTCACCCTTTTAGCTCTCACCTTATCTTTTGTGGGAATGTACACCGGACTCATGCGGATTCACTGTCAAGACCAAAAACCCACTATTTCCACTCGCTTTGAGTTCGTCGGTAAAACCTTGCTGGGCATTGTGTATATGTTCCACTGGTTTTTGATTGTTGCCAGTGTCAGCTTACGCATTTCTGTGCGCCCCAAGCGTCTCAAATGGGTAAAAACCGTCCATCAAGGCACTAGCAGTTTGCAGTTTTGA
- the ebsA gene encoding type IV pilus biogenesis protein EbsA yields the protein MSNSLDQLQPANPREVGLYKPYYQGQRQAILPRAISLYRQGNLEGERKIEGGQNIPFVATWQVSLLPTDQTRCRVQFDNNPELSYEITLSNVDFINFLIDAIAHYKRYHTVDFSKGFYRKLLRMDE from the coding sequence ATGTCCAATAGCCTAGACCAGCTTCAGCCCGCTAACCCCAGGGAGGTCGGCCTATACAAGCCTTACTACCAAGGGCAAAGACAGGCGATTTTACCCAGAGCCATCAGCCTTTATCGTCAAGGAAATTTGGAAGGAGAGCGCAAAATTGAAGGCGGTCAAAACATCCCGTTTGTGGCGACTTGGCAAGTTTCTCTCCTGCCTACGGATCAGACTCGCTGCCGGGTTCAGTTTGATAACAATCCCGAACTGAGTTATGAAATCACCCTGAGCAATGTGGATTTTATCAATTTTTTAATTGACGCGATCGCTCATTACAAGCGCTATCATACGGTGGATTTTTCCAAAGGTTTCTACCGCAAGCTGCTGCGGATGGATGAGTAA
- a CDS encoding phosphotransacetylase family protein, with product MPKEGFEKPKRKSKCLLIGSTASYSGKTATILGIAHQLQALGIKIAYSKPLGTCWNDPVAAIADEDAIFLSEHLNLAPELIGPTLLFLQPETIDKRLRGEDETDYSQSLLASLPTGAADLVLLEGPSTLAEGSLFNLSLRQMSELADAEVLLVARFHALTQVEELLAAKRILGSRLLGIVLNDIPNRLLAPVKTIVAPFLEQEGIPILGMLAASALLRSVSVGELAGRLNADVVCRPDKLDLMVETLKIGAMNINAALKYFYEGQNMAVVTGGDRTDIQLAALETSTQCLILTGQVRPVPAILSRAEEVEVPVLCVDLDTLTTVEIIEQTLGQVRLHEPSKLGYIKQLMAEHFQYDRLIAAIGLATTAV from the coding sequence GTGCCCAAAGAAGGCTTTGAAAAACCCAAACGCAAGTCCAAGTGTTTGTTAATTGGTTCTACCGCATCTTACAGCGGCAAAACCGCCACCATTCTCGGCATCGCCCACCAGTTGCAAGCTCTAGGCATAAAAATCGCTTATAGCAAACCCTTGGGCACCTGCTGGAATGACCCAGTAGCAGCGATCGCCGATGAAGATGCCATTTTCCTATCCGAGCATCTGAATTTGGCCCCAGAGCTAATCGGACCAACTCTGCTATTTTTGCAACCAGAAACGATAGATAAACGCTTACGCGGCGAAGATGAAACCGACTATAGCCAATCTTTGCTCGCATCCCTGCCCACCGGAGCCGCAGATTTAGTGTTGCTCGAAGGACCATCCACCCTAGCGGAGGGGAGTTTATTCAACCTATCTCTGCGCCAGATGAGCGAGCTAGCAGATGCAGAGGTGCTGTTAGTGGCCCGCTTCCATGCACTGACACAAGTGGAAGAACTGCTCGCCGCCAAGAGAATCTTGGGTAGTCGTCTCCTTGGTATCGTCCTCAACGACATCCCCAACCGCCTGCTCGCACCAGTAAAAACGATCGTCGCACCATTTCTCGAACAAGAAGGCATCCCCATATTGGGAATGCTCGCCGCCAGTGCCCTCCTCCGCAGTGTCAGCGTCGGTGAACTCGCCGGACGCCTCAATGCAGACGTGGTTTGTCGTCCCGACAAGCTGGATTTGATGGTGGAGACCCTGAAAATCGGCGCGATGAATATTAATGCTGCCCTGAAATACTTCTATGAAGGGCAAAATATGGCTGTAGTCACCGGGGGCGATCGTACCGACATCCAGCTCGCCGCCCTAGAAACCTCCACCCAATGCCTGATTTTAACCGGCCAAGTCCGCCCCGTCCCCGCCATTCTCAGCCGCGCTGAAGAAGTAGAAGTCCCAGTCCTCTGCGTTGACCTGGACACCCTCACCACCGTAGAAATCATCGAGCAAACCCTCGGTCAAGTTCGCCTGCACGAACCTAGCAAGCTGGGATACATCAAACAGCTTATGGCCGAGCATTTCCAATACGATCGGCTCATCGCCGCCATCGGTCTCGCCACCACTGCCGTTTAG
- a CDS encoding DNA-processing protein DprA, with amino-acid sequence MTQAIELTSSIDTLAQELAAIQQTGSKRIAILGSRHVPITHQKLIEMMSYALVLSGNRLITSGAAGTNSAAIKGAMRADPNSITVILPQSLERQPRESREQLEQVMHLVENPANDHLSLAEASAMCNREIISRCQQLICFAFHDSHTLMQTCREAEEQNRVVTLFYFD; translated from the coding sequence TTGACTCAAGCAATAGAACTAACCAGTAGTATAGATACCCTGGCGCAAGAACTGGCTGCGATCCAGCAAACTGGCTCCAAAAGGATTGCCATCTTAGGTTCGCGCCATGTGCCAATTACCCATCAAAAGCTGATCGAAATGATGAGCTATGCCCTGGTTTTATCCGGCAATCGTCTCATCACCTCCGGCGCCGCCGGAACCAATTCAGCAGCCATCAAAGGGGCAATGCGCGCTGACCCCAACTCAATCACCGTGATTTTGCCGCAAAGTCTAGAGCGCCAGCCCCGAGAATCTCGGGAACAGCTAGAGCAGGTGATGCACTTGGTAGAAAATCCCGCCAACGACCACCTATCTCTTGCTGAAGCCAGTGCCATGTGCAATCGGGAAATTATTTCTCGATGCCAACAGTTGATTTGTTTTGCCTTTCACGACAGTCACACCCTGATGCAAACCTGCCGCGAGGCAGAAGAGCAAAACCGTGTTGTGACCTTGTTTTACTTTGATTAG